The Deltaproteobacteria bacterium genomic interval GACCGCGCGGACGTGTTCGTGAGCAACGTGCGGCCGGAGATCCTCGAGTCGTTCGGCTTCGACGACACACGGCTGCGCGCCCGCAACCCGCGCCTCGTCTACGCGCGCGTCACCGGCTACGGCGAGAACGGCCCGGACCGCGACCGGCCGGCCTACGACATCGGCGCCTTCTGGTCGCGCGCCGGCATCGCCGCGGCACTGACGCCGCCGGGCGGCGACCCGCCGTATCAGCGCGGGGCCATCGGCGACCACGTCGCGGGGATGACGCTCGCGGGCGGTGTGGCAGCGGCGCTCCTGGCGCGCGAGAAGAGCGGCGCAGGGCAGATGGTAACCACCTCGCTCCTCCGCGTCGGCGTCTTCGTCCTCGGCTGGGACACGAGCGCGACCCTCCGCCTCGGCATCCCGGCCACGCCCATGACGCGCACCAGTACGCCGAACCCCGTGATCAGCTGCTACCGCGCCGGCGATGGGCGCTGGTTCTGGCTCCTCGGCCTGCAGGGCCAGCGCCACTGGCCCGACCTGCTGCGCGCCGTCGCGCGTCCCGACTGGCTCGAGGACCCGCGCTTCGCGACCATGCGGTCACGGCGAGAAAACTGCCCCGAGCTGGTCCGCCTGCTCGACCAGATCTTCGCCACCCGCCCGCTCGCCGAGTGGGGCGCGATCTTCGACCGCGCGGGCATGTGGTGGGCGCCCGTGCAGACGACCGAGGACGTCGTCCGCGACCCGCAGGCGATCGCCGCCGGCGCCTTCGTCGACGTGCCGCAGCCCGACGGGACACACATCCCGGGTGTGGCCTCGCCCGTCGACTTCTCCGTCGACCGCTGGCAGCCGCAGGGGCCGGTGCCCGAGGTCGGGCAGCACACCGAGGAGATCCTCCTCGAGCTCGGCTACGAGTGGGAGGCGATCGCGGGGCTCAAGGAGCGGGGCGCGATCCCGTAGAGCGGCGAACCTGTCGCCCTGGGCCGTGCTGCGCGGTTACGCGGCGAGGTCGATGATGCGGGCGTCACAACGCCCCGGGGCAAGGACGAGCCGGGCAACACTCGATCACGTCATCGGTGAGCAGCTCGGATGCCCACGGGCCCTTGTCGTTGTTACCCCGGACGGCGCGAACCGGGGCGATGGCCCGAAGCGCGCCGAGCACCACGGAAGCCCCGATGTCTCCGCAATGGACGATGAGATCGGATCCGCGAAGCCGATCGACAGCCTCAGGCCGGATCAGACCGTGGGTGTCAGAGATCACACCGACAACGTGCCGGGGTGACTTGATACCCGAGGCTGCCATGGCCGTCTGGGGACGCGGCCGATCAGCGGCGGCGCGTTAGCGCCGTCCGCTGCAGCGAGTTAGACGCGCGCGGCGGGGTTCGTTCCGCCAGCGCTCGCTCGGCTTGTCGGGGGAGTTCGACCGCGACGAAACAAGCTTCCGGGTACAGGTAATCCTCCCCGGACTCATCGATGACGCGGACGTATCCTTCTCTGGTCGCCATCTTGTCGGGCAGGCGCTCATAGAGCTTTCGCAGCTCGAGATCCTCCCATCCCGTGTTGCGAACGCATAGGAGAAACCGCCTCTTTCGTCGTGCCGTCTCCATCAGTCCAGAAACCGCTTAACCTTCATGTTCACCCGCCCCACTCCGTGAGCCTCATACCAGCGTAGCTCGGCCCGCCGCACGCGCCCACTGCTCAGGCGGACGGCAGCCACGCCCTCGCACTTCCCCCAGCGCCGGGGTCCATGCCGCCGACGCAGCCTAGCGAGATCGCGGATGCCCCGCCCCGCGGCGATCGTCACGATCTCGGTGATCGCGCTGACCAGCTCGAAGTCCACCGAGGCCTGAGCAACAAGGGCGCCAAGGAGACTAACGACTGATTAGCCGGGCCTGCCTCATACCGCGGCCCCGCCGCGGGACGCTCCTCGCGCTCGCGGGACGCCTCTACGAGGCTCCGCAATCCAGGTTTTCGTCCCCCGGGAGCGGCGCTCGCTCGGCGGGGTTAGGCTACCGGGCCGGTCTGCGTCGTCGCAAAGCGCTGGAGGTGGCACCAGCCGGCGCGAAACGCCGCCGTCCTACGCCGCCGCGCTCGGCCGCTCCTTGAACGCCCGGTACCAGCGCGCCACGTTCTTGCACGCCGGGTCGATCGGCGCCTGGGAGAACTCGGCGAACTCGAGCGCGGCGAAGAACGTGCAGTCGGCGATCGTCGGCCGCTCGCCGGCGACGAACGGCTTCGCGCCCATGGCCGCATCGAGGACCTTCAGGTTCGCGGCGAGGCGCGTCTTCGCGTTCTCGGCCGCCTCCGGCGACTGCTTGAACCGGCTCGCCATGAACGGGTGCGTGTTCTGGAAGTACTGGCCGACGGAGCTCAGGATGCCGAGCTCCGCGATGCGCTCGAGCTCACGCACGCGCGCCCGATCGCGTGGCGTCGTTCCGATCATGGGCGGCGCGGGGTGGAGCTCCTCCAGGTACTCCATGATGGCGAGCGATTCGCTGAGGCAGCTCCCGTCGTCCAGCTCGAGGACGGGGAGCCCGCCCATCGGGTTCTTCTTGAGGAACTCGGGCTTCCGGTTGTCCCCGGTCACGATGTTGACGGGCTCGAAGGGGATGCGGAGCCCCTTCTCGGCGAGATAGACGCGCAGCTTCTTCGGGTTCGGCGCGCCGACGAAATCATACACCTTCATGCGTTGGTCCTCCCCTGGTTCGGCCGTGGCGGCTCGTCTCGTTGGCGAATAGCCGACCGGCCGCCTCATGCAAGCGGGGGCCGTCGCGCGCCTACGACCGCCCGGCGTGCGCCGCGAGGTAGTCGAGGAGCGCGCGTTCCTCGTCGGGCGTGAGCCAGGGCATGCCGCGGCGCGCGAACTCCTCGCGCATGCGCCCGGTCTGCACCTTCCACATCGCGAGCGTCATGCTGCCGGGCGCGTAGAGCCGGTGGCAGCCCACGCAGCGCTCGCGGAGCACGCGCGCCCCGGGCGCGTCCGCATCGGGGAGCGTCGGGCCGCAGCCGGCCGCGAGCGCCAGGAGCGGGACGAGCCGCCTCAGCACGTCTCGCGGCAGTAGGCGGCCTGCCCCGGTGCCTCCGCCACTCCCACCTCGAGCGCGGCGAGCCCGCGCCCGCCGGCCTCGCCGCGCAGCGCCTTGCGCAGCCGCGCGAGCAGATAGGCCGCCAGCTCCTCGGCCGAGCTGTGCGCGATCGGCAGCAGGCGGACATCGGCGGCCGGGAAGCGGAAGCGATGCCCCGCCTCCGTCCTCACCTCGACCGCGTCCTCGGTGCGCGTGAGGATGAGGCAGTCGCTCCGCTCGGGCAGCAGCACGCGCTCGTCGAGCTCCTCGCAGAGGGCCTTCGCCACGCGCTTCACCAGGCCGAAGTCGAGCACGTAGCCGTCGGGCCCGAGGTCCGCCTCCACCCGGACCGACACCTGGTAGTTGTGGCCGTGGAGCGGCTCGCGGAAGCCCGGGTAGGCGATGAAGTGCGCCGCCGCGAACTTGAGGTAGTCCTTGGCGACGACCACGCTGTAGCGGCGCGGGGCGGACATCTTCACTGCGGCAGCCCGAGGATGCGGGCGGCCTCCGCGCAGCTCGCCACCCGCCGCCCCGTCGCGCGGGCCAGCGCGGCCGCCTCGCGCACCAGCTCCTCGTTGGTCGGGCGGCGCGGCCCCGCATGGTCCTCGAGGCCGACCCGCAGGTGGCCGCCGCGCTCGAGCGCCAGGCGCGCGAGCCCCGAGGCGATCACGTCCCC includes:
- a CDS encoding CoA transferase, whose product is DRADVFVSNVRPEILESFGFDDTRLRARNPRLVYARVTGYGENGPDRDRPAYDIGAFWSRAGIAAALTPPGGDPPYQRGAIGDHVAGMTLAGGVAAALLAREKSGAGQMVTTSLLRVGVFVLGWDTSATLRLGIPATPMTRTSTPNPVISCYRAGDGRWFWLLGLQGQRHWPDLLRAVARPDWLEDPRFATMRSRRENCPELVRLLDQIFATRPLAEWGAIFDRAGMWWAPVQTTEDVVRDPQAIAAGAFVDVPQPDGTHIPGVASPVDFSVDRWQPQGPVPEVGQHTEEILLELGYEWEAIAGLKERGAIP
- a CDS encoding metallophosphoesterase family protein, which translates into the protein MAASGIKSPRHVVGVISDTHGLIRPEAVDRLRGSDLIVHCGDIGASVVLGALRAIAPVRAVRGNNDKGPWASELLTDDVIECCPARPCPGAL
- a CDS encoding 6-pyruvoyl tetrahydropterin synthase → MSAPRRYSVVVAKDYLKFAAAHFIAYPGFREPLHGHNYQVSVRVEADLGPDGYVLDFGLVKRVAKALCEELDERVLLPERSDCLILTRTEDAVEVRTEAGHRFRFPAADVRLLPIAHSSAEELAAYLLARLRKALRGEAGGRGLAALEVGVAEAPGQAAYCRETC
- a CDS encoding glutathione S-transferase family protein, with the protein product MRRPVGYSPTRRAATAEPGEDQRMKVYDFVGAPNPKKLRVYLAEKGLRIPFEPVNIVTGDNRKPEFLKKNPMGGLPVLELDDGSCLSESLAIMEYLEELHPAPPMIGTTPRDRARVRELERIAELGILSSVGQYFQNTHPFMASRFKQSPEAAENAKTRLAANLKVLDAAMGAKPFVAGERPTIADCTFFAALEFAEFSQAPIDPACKNVARWYRAFKERPSAAA